The following coding sequences lie in one Phycicoccus duodecadis genomic window:
- a CDS encoding YihY/virulence factor BrkB family protein, whose amino-acid sequence MTDAKRRVRRVVAKVPGAITVARLTVVTTRICLRYRVTGLASEAGFFALLSLPPLVLGLFGGLGYLGNMVGRENVVDVRDAILEYASRFLTSQVIETVLGPTVDDVFRGGRADLLSIGFLLSLWSGSRALNVVVDTISIMYGQSGVRGIVQTRALSFSLYVLALLLGIVTIPLVLLGPTLIRGFLPGPWEWLVALYWPLVTLLSVGGLTSLYHVSTPRRSPWTRDVPGAVLTLVIWALASFFVRGSIAASLGGTSIYGPLSAPIVLMIWLYALAIAVLIGAALNAAVREMWPHEERRALHTRFAAWARDVRERRAGVVPEPGWQDPFEGYAQSETLRDELDLRSLRDAASRPLTPLANAGATRRPGPEREAVGSGESDR is encoded by the coding sequence ATGACGGACGCGAAACGGCGGGTGCGCCGGGTCGTCGCGAAGGTTCCGGGGGCGATCACCGTCGCCCGCCTGACCGTCGTGACCACCCGGATCTGCCTGCGCTACCGCGTCACCGGGCTCGCGTCCGAGGCGGGGTTCTTCGCGCTGCTCTCGCTGCCCCCGCTGGTCCTGGGGCTGTTCGGCGGCCTCGGCTATCTCGGCAACATGGTCGGGCGCGAGAACGTCGTCGACGTGCGCGACGCCATCCTCGAGTACGCCTCGCGGTTCCTGACCTCGCAGGTCATCGAGACCGTCCTCGGCCCCACCGTCGACGACGTCTTCCGGGGCGGGCGCGCCGACCTGCTCTCGATCGGCTTCCTGCTCTCGCTGTGGTCGGGCTCGCGGGCGCTGAACGTCGTGGTCGACACCATCTCGATCATGTACGGCCAGTCGGGGGTGCGCGGCATCGTGCAGACCCGTGCCCTGTCGTTCTCGCTCTACGTGCTGGCGCTGCTGCTCGGGATCGTCACCATCCCCCTGGTGCTGCTCGGGCCCACCCTCATCCGCGGCTTCCTCCCCGGTCCGTGGGAGTGGCTGGTCGCGCTGTACTGGCCGCTGGTCACCCTGCTGAGCGTCGGCGGCCTCACCAGCCTCTACCACGTGTCGACGCCACGCCGCTCGCCCTGGACCCGCGACGTCCCGGGCGCGGTCCTGACCCTGGTCATCTGGGCGCTGGCCTCGTTCTTCGTCCGTGGCAGCATCGCGGCCTCGCTCGGCGGGACGTCGATCTACGGCCCGCTGTCGGCGCCCATCGTGCTGATGATCTGGCTGTACGCCCTGGCCATCGCCGTGCTCATCGGGGCCGCTCTCAACGCCGCCGTGCGCGAGATGTGGCCGCACGAGGAGCGCCGGGCGCTGCACACCCGCTTCGCCGCCTGGGCCCGTGACGTACGCGAGCGGCGCGCCGGCGTGGTGCCGGAACCCGGCTGGCAGGACCCGTTCGAGGGCTACGCCCAGTCCGAGACCCTGCGCGACGAGCTCGACCTGCGCTCCCTGCGCGATGCCGCCAGCCGCCCGCTGACCCCCTTGGCGAACGCCGGAGCGACCCGCCGGCCGGGCCCGGAGCGCGAGGCCGTCGGGAGCGGCGAGTCCGACCGCTGA
- a CDS encoding dihydrofolate reductase family protein yields the protein MRILLDPRRPASPGATVSATELVDLYAPPPRGRWVRANMVSTVDGSATGADGRSGSVNTRADHRVFGILRDHADAVLAGAGTMRNEGYRRVAPTRRSPVPATLVAVTRSGRVPEGLRTPAEGRGPGVLVTCAAAGEQALARARSVLGEESVLVCGDDEVDLAAAVDRLAERGLRHVLVEGGPSLLGSALAAGVVDEMAVTIAPLVVGGDGPRIVGGAPLAAPEGVTATPRLLLTEAGTLLGLWRIEH from the coding sequence GTGCGCATCCTCCTCGACCCCCGCCGCCCGGCCTCCCCCGGCGCCACCGTCTCGGCCACCGAGCTGGTCGACCTCTACGCGCCCCCGCCGCGGGGGCGCTGGGTGCGCGCCAACATGGTGAGCACGGTCGACGGCTCGGCGACGGGGGCCGACGGCCGCAGCGGGTCGGTCAACACGCGCGCCGACCACCGGGTCTTCGGGATCCTGCGCGACCACGCCGACGCCGTCCTGGCCGGGGCGGGCACCATGCGCAACGAGGGCTACCGCCGGGTGGCACCCACGCGGCGCTCCCCGGTGCCGGCCACGCTGGTGGCCGTCACCCGGAGTGGGCGGGTGCCCGAGGGGCTGCGCACCCCTGCGGAGGGGCGCGGGCCCGGGGTGCTCGTCACGTGCGCCGCCGCCGGCGAGCAGGCGCTCGCGCGGGCGCGGTCGGTGCTGGGCGAGGAGTCGGTGCTGGTCTGCGGTGACGACGAGGTCGACCTGGCGGCGGCGGTCGACCGGCTCGCCGAGCGCGGGCTGCGGCACGTGCTGGTCGAAGGCGGCCCCTCCCTGCTGGGCAGCGCCCTGGCGGCCGGGGTCGTCGACGAGATGGCCGTGACGATCGCGCCCCTCGTCGTCGGCGGCGACGGCCCGCGCATCGTCGGGGGCGCCCCGCTGGCGGCGCCCGAGGGGGTGACGGCCACCCCACGGCTGCTCCTCACCGAGGCGGGGACGCTGCTCGGCCTCTGGCGCATCGAGCACTGA
- the msrB gene encoding peptide-methionine (R)-S-oxide reductase MsrB — protein MKPTSREYPVTKSETEWREALSPAEYDVLRQAGTERPFVGEYTDTTTEGVYSCRACGAELFRSDTKFESHCGWPSFFSPLAGDAVELIEDRSMFMKRIEVRCSSCGSHLGHVFEGEGYDTPTDQRYCINSISLRLEPASGPTA, from the coding sequence ATGAAGCCGACCAGCCGCGAGTACCCCGTCACCAAGTCCGAGACCGAGTGGCGCGAGGCCCTCTCGCCCGCCGAGTACGACGTGCTGCGCCAGGCCGGCACGGAGCGCCCCTTCGTCGGCGAGTACACCGACACGACCACCGAGGGCGTCTACTCGTGCCGCGCGTGCGGCGCCGAGCTGTTCCGCTCCGACACCAAGTTCGAGAGCCACTGCGGGTGGCCGTCGTTCTTCAGCCCGCTGGCCGGTGACGCCGTCGAGCTCATCGAGGACCGCTCGATGTTCATGAAGCGCATCGAGGTGCGGTGCTCGAGCTGCGGCAGCCACCTCGGTCACGTCTTCGAGGGCGAGGGCTACGACACGCCCACCGACCAGCGCTACTGCATCAACTCGATCAGCCTGCGCCTGGAGCCCGCGAGCGGCCCGACCGCCTGA
- a CDS encoding polyphosphate kinase 2 family protein produces MGKGAKKTTKSGDTKGKGGGKDAPTARGKGTVKAAPLRGKAADKARAAKAEARKARHDDAVEVASWSGLLRVHPGFSLAEIDTASTPGFDGKKAEAAEVMGELQQRLGDLQERLFAESKGGGRRSVLLVIQGMDTSGKGGIMRHVVGAVDPQGVHITSFKAPSPEERRHPFLWRIRNALPAAGQIGVFDRSHYEDVLIVRVHDLVPPATWGRRYSQINRFEQGVVDAGTTVVKVMLHVSSDEQKSRLTERLERGDKYWKYNPSDVDERSHWADYMEAYQVALERCSTDAAPWHVVPADRKWYARLAVTNLLLEALERMDPQWPAADFDVEAERERLALTP; encoded by the coding sequence ATGGGCAAGGGTGCGAAGAAGACGACGAAGTCCGGCGACACCAAGGGCAAGGGCGGGGGCAAGGACGCGCCCACCGCCCGGGGCAAGGGCACCGTGAAGGCGGCGCCCCTCCGGGGCAAGGCCGCCGACAAGGCCCGCGCCGCCAAGGCCGAGGCCCGCAAGGCCCGACACGACGACGCCGTCGAGGTGGCCTCGTGGTCGGGGCTGCTGCGCGTCCACCCCGGGTTCAGCCTGGCCGAGATCGACACCGCGTCGACGCCCGGCTTCGACGGCAAGAAGGCCGAGGCCGCCGAGGTGATGGGCGAGCTCCAGCAGCGGCTCGGCGACCTCCAGGAGCGGCTGTTCGCCGAGTCCAAGGGCGGCGGGCGCCGCTCGGTCCTGCTCGTCATCCAGGGCATGGACACCTCCGGCAAGGGCGGCATCATGCGCCACGTCGTCGGAGCCGTCGACCCCCAGGGGGTGCACATCACCTCGTTCAAGGCCCCCAGCCCCGAGGAGCGCCGGCACCCGTTCCTGTGGCGCATCCGCAACGCGCTGCCGGCGGCGGGGCAGATCGGCGTGTTCGACCGCTCGCACTACGAGGACGTGCTCATCGTGCGGGTCCACGACCTCGTGCCGCCCGCGACGTGGGGGCGGCGCTACAGCCAGATCAACCGCTTCGAGCAGGGCGTCGTCGACGCCGGCACCACGGTGGTGAAGGTGATGCTGCACGTGTCGAGCGACGAGCAGAAGTCGCGCCTCACCGAGCGGCTCGAGCGCGGCGACAAGTACTGGAAGTACAACCCCAGCGACGTCGACGAGCGCAGCCACTGGGCCGACTACATGGAGGCCTACCAGGTGGCGCTGGAGCGGTGCTCGACCGACGCCGCGCCGTGGCACGTCGTGCCCGCGGACCGCAAGTGGTACGCCCGGCTGGCCGTCACCAACCTGCTGCTCGAGGCCCTCGAGCGGATGGACCCGCAGTGGCCCGCGGCCGACTTCGACGTGGAGGCCGAGCGCGAGCGCCTCGCCCTGACCCCGTGA
- a CDS encoding alpha/beta hydrolase family protein — translation MSDGRARSRARVAAVAGASVGATTLVGTAAGSLAGAAYFARKVLTPDRRRPDDVVIRAADGRSVTLETNAETVVPGRYGLWTDEGHGHCRIGEVLELDAAAGLVRRELLGVDAGSLGPGPARWNGYYYGAAPDVSLGLPMKYVTYEGELGAMPAWVVAPEGGPGERWAVLVHGRGARREEAVRALPPLLAQGWTCLVPSYRNDEGVPGGDDGRYALGLSEWRDIDAAIAYAVGRGARDVLLGGWSMGGAIALQLLDRSERAGLVSRVVLDGPVVDWGDVLAHHARQHHVPRPVGSLARTMMRQRWGHRLVGVHEGVDLALTDWVRRADELRHRVLLIHSADDEFVPFGPSLALAHARPDLVTFEEWRVARHCKEWNTDPQRWERLVGDFAAG, via the coding sequence GTGAGCGACGGGAGGGCGCGCAGCCGGGCGCGGGTGGCCGCGGTGGCGGGTGCCTCGGTCGGCGCCACCACCCTGGTCGGCACGGCCGCGGGCTCGCTCGCCGGGGCTGCGTACTTCGCGCGCAAGGTGCTCACCCCCGACCGCCGCCGCCCCGACGACGTCGTCATCCGGGCCGCCGACGGGCGCTCGGTCACGCTCGAGACCAACGCCGAGACGGTCGTGCCCGGGCGCTACGGGCTCTGGACCGACGAGGGCCACGGCCACTGCCGAATCGGCGAGGTGCTCGAGCTCGACGCCGCGGCCGGGCTGGTGCGCCGGGAGCTGCTCGGCGTCGACGCCGGCTCGCTCGGCCCCGGGCCGGCCCGCTGGAACGGCTACTACTACGGCGCGGCGCCCGATGTCAGCCTCGGGCTGCCGATGAAGTACGTGACGTACGAGGGCGAGCTGGGCGCGATGCCGGCCTGGGTTGTCGCGCCCGAGGGTGGCCCTGGCGAGCGCTGGGCGGTGCTGGTGCACGGCCGCGGGGCCCGGCGCGAGGAGGCGGTGCGCGCGCTGCCACCCCTGCTGGCCCAGGGTTGGACCTGCCTGGTGCCCAGCTACCGCAACGACGAGGGCGTGCCCGGCGGCGACGACGGCCGCTACGCCCTGGGGCTCTCGGAGTGGCGCGACATCGACGCCGCCATCGCCTACGCGGTCGGGCGCGGAGCCCGTGACGTGCTGCTGGGAGGGTGGTCGATGGGTGGGGCGATCGCCCTGCAGCTCCTCGACCGATCGGAGCGGGCCGGTCTGGTGAGCCGGGTGGTGCTCGACGGCCCGGTGGTCGACTGGGGCGACGTGCTGGCCCACCACGCCCGTCAGCACCACGTGCCGCGGCCGGTCGGCTCGCTGGCCCGCACCATGATGCGTCAGCGGTGGGGGCACCGGCTGGTGGGGGTGCACGAGGGGGTCGACCTCGCGCTCACCGACTGGGTGCGCCGGGCCGACGAGCTGAGGCACCGGGTGCTGCTCATCCACAGTGCCGACGACGAGTTCGTGCCGTTCGGCCCCTCCCTCGCGCTCGCCCATGCGCGGCCTGACCTCGTGACCTTCGAGGAGTGGCGGGTGGCCCGGCACTGCAAGGAGTGGAACACCGACCCGCAGCGCTGGGAGCGCCTGGTCGGCGACTTCGCCGCCGGCTGA
- the hemG gene encoding protoporphyrinogen oxidase: MSDAPVATRPHVVVVGGGLAGLVAALEVLDTRPDTHVTVLEAGDRFGGKLRLEPVAGLRIDVGAESMLATRPEAVDLVHRLGLGEDLVTPATTSARVWTRGALHPLPTATLMGVPSDPERARGVLTDDEVARAADEQPWPGGPLTADVSVGDYVAARLGPAVVDRLVEPLLGGVYAGHAHRLSLRATMPALWQRAVDGTSLLAAPPARATGPDGAPRPPFAGVRGGLGRIPEAAVEALRARGALLRTGAVVRGVEPVDGRWRVVVGSAADPVTVDADAVVVAVPPAPAARLLAGVAPVAAAALAGVETASMAVVTLAVRRDGADALDGPAAPEAARGSGFLVPPVDGRAVKAATFSFSKWAWVGGLSGDVVHLRASLGRAGEESVLQRDDADLVALAVAEVGEALGRPLPPVADHHVQRWGGALPQYAVGHVERVTGIRDDLAGVPGLEVAGATYDGVGIPAVVASAARAARSVTDHLSRSTALRGENR, encoded by the coding sequence ATGTCCGATGCCCCCGTCGCGACGCGACCGCACGTCGTCGTCGTCGGTGGCGGCCTGGCCGGCCTGGTGGCCGCACTCGAGGTGCTCGACACCCGGCCCGACACCCACGTGACCGTCCTCGAGGCGGGTGACCGCTTCGGTGGCAAGCTCCGTCTGGAGCCCGTGGCGGGGCTGCGGATCGACGTCGGGGCCGAGTCGATGCTGGCCACCCGGCCCGAGGCCGTCGACCTGGTGCACCGCCTCGGCCTGGGCGAGGACCTGGTCACCCCCGCGACGACGTCCGCCCGGGTGTGGACCCGCGGTGCCCTCCACCCTCTGCCGACCGCGACCCTGATGGGCGTGCCGTCCGACCCCGAGCGGGCCCGCGGCGTCCTCACCGACGACGAGGTGGCCCGCGCGGCCGACGAGCAGCCCTGGCCCGGTGGGCCGCTGACCGCCGACGTGTCCGTGGGCGATTACGTGGCGGCCCGGCTCGGGCCGGCCGTGGTCGACCGGCTCGTCGAGCCGCTGCTCGGCGGGGTCTACGCCGGGCACGCCCACCGCCTGTCGCTGCGGGCGACGATGCCGGCGCTCTGGCAGCGGGCCGTCGACGGCACCTCGCTCCTGGCCGCGCCCCCAGCACGTGCGACCGGCCCCGACGGCGCCCCCCGGCCACCGTTCGCCGGTGTGCGGGGCGGCCTGGGGCGCATCCCCGAGGCTGCGGTCGAGGCGCTGCGGGCGCGGGGCGCCCTGCTGCGCACCGGCGCCGTGGTGCGGGGCGTAGAGCCGGTCGACGGCCGGTGGCGGGTCGTCGTCGGCTCCGCGGCCGACCCCGTGACCGTCGACGCCGACGCGGTCGTCGTGGCCGTCCCCCCGGCGCCCGCGGCCCGCCTGCTGGCCGGGGTCGCACCCGTGGCCGCGGCCGCGCTGGCCGGCGTCGAGACGGCCTCGATGGCCGTCGTGACGCTGGCCGTCCGGCGTGACGGGGCCGATGCCCTCGACGGACCCGCGGCGCCCGAGGCGGCGCGGGGCTCGGGCTTCCTCGTGCCGCCGGTCGACGGCCGCGCGGTCAAGGCCGCCACCTTCAGCTTCAGCAAGTGGGCCTGGGTGGGCGGCCTCTCGGGGGATGTCGTCCACCTGCGCGCCTCGCTCGGCCGGGCGGGAGAGGAGTCGGTGCTGCAGCGCGACGACGCCGACCTCGTGGCCCTGGCCGTCGCCGAGGTGGGCGAGGCCCTCGGGCGGCCGCTGCCGCCGGTGGCCGACCACCACGTGCAGCGCTGGGGCGGTGCGCTGCCGCAGTACGCCGTCGGGCACGTCGAGCGCGTGACCGGCATCCGCGACGACCTCGCCGGCGTGCCCGGCCTCGAGGTCGCCGGCGCCACCTACGACGGCGTCGGCATCCCGGCCGTCGTCGCCTCCGCCGCCCGCGCCGCCCGCTCCGTCACCGACCACCTGAGCCGTTCCACCGCACTCCGAGGAGAGAACCGATGA
- the hemQ gene encoding hydrogen peroxide-dependent heme synthase, giving the protein MTTPTERPAPTKPGAARIREINDTIRYAMWSVFALAEPLADGDREAMAAEVEELFTSLGAQEVVVRGTYDVAGLRADADLMVWWHAPTIEALQAGYHALLRTEFGQHLDPVWSVAALHRPAEFNKSHIPAFMASEEPGAYVCVYPFVRSYDWYLLDDKERRDMLVEHGMQAREYPDVRANTIASFALGDYEWILAFEAEELYRIVDLMRELRASQARRHVREEVPFYTGPRVAVADLVARLR; this is encoded by the coding sequence ATGACCACCCCCACCGAGCGCCCCGCCCCCACCAAGCCCGGAGCGGCCCGCATCCGCGAGATCAACGACACGATCCGCTACGCGATGTGGTCGGTGTTCGCGCTGGCCGAGCCGCTGGCCGACGGCGACCGCGAGGCGATGGCCGCCGAGGTCGAGGAGCTGTTCACGTCGCTGGGCGCTCAGGAGGTGGTGGTGCGCGGCACCTACGACGTCGCGGGGCTGCGGGCCGACGCCGACCTGATGGTGTGGTGGCACGCACCCACCATCGAGGCCCTGCAGGCGGGGTACCACGCCCTGCTGCGCACCGAGTTCGGCCAGCACCTCGACCCGGTCTGGTCGGTGGCCGCGCTGCACCGCCCGGCCGAGTTCAACAAGAGCCACATCCCGGCCTTCATGGCCTCCGAGGAGCCCGGCGCGTACGTGTGCGTCTACCCGTTCGTGCGCTCCTACGACTGGTACCTGCTCGACGACAAGGAGCGCCGCGACATGCTCGTCGAGCACGGGATGCAGGCGCGCGAGTACCCCGACGTGCGGGCCAACACGATCGCCTCGTTCGCGCTCGGCGACTACGAGTGGATCCTCGCCTTCGAGGCCGAGGAGCTGTACCGCATCGTCGACCTCATGCGCGAGCTGCGCGCCTCGCAGGCGCGCCGGCACGTGCGCGAGGAGGTGCCGTTCTACACCGGCCCGCGGGTGGCCGTCGCCGACCTGGTGGCGCGCCTGCGCTGA
- a CDS encoding ATP-dependent DNA ligase has product MADAQIVEVEGPGGVREVRLSSPDRLMWPDAGITKGDLAGYVMAVGDVLVRHIGDRPVTLQRFPDGIDGEEFYQKNPPQGMPDWVRTTRCRYPSGRRHDQIVVDEVATAVWAVQMNTVTFHPWPVRTGDNDNPDELRIDLDPQPGRTFADAVEAAQALRELMAELGLTAWAKTSGNRGVHVFTRIAPTHEFLDVRHGVIGIARELERRLPDLVTSSWWKEERGERVFVDFNQACRDRTIASAYSPRPLPGAPVSMPVTWAELATVAPGDFTVLTVPDVLEDREDAWAGIDDAVGDVATALALWDRDVQERGLGELSFPPDYPKMPGEPPRVQPSKRRQDKGDDEYMAPKAERDAAARDEWGMPVVPPVAPMLAKPVKGLDAKALTDVEVVYEPKWDGFRSIVFRSGERVEIGSRNEKPMTRYFPEVVEAALASLPERCVVDGEIIVVRPGEDRLDFDLLSQRIHPAASRVAKLSAETPARFVAFDLLALGDDDLMGRPFAERRRLLEEALADARAPIHLTPATADPAVAAEWFTEFEGAGLDGLVAKPVDGTYEPDKRTMLKIKHERTADCVVAGYRTHKSGPDAIGSLLLGIHDRDGTLVSVGVIGAFPMARRRELFEELQPLVAEFDHHPWAWAKQEEGNRTPQNAAGSRWAAGKDLSFTPLRPERVVEVRYDHLEGVRFRHTAQFVRWRPDKDPADCTYEQLDEPVGYDLSAVLDDRRG; this is encoded by the coding sequence ATGGCCGATGCGCAGATCGTCGAGGTCGAGGGTCCGGGCGGGGTCCGGGAGGTCCGCCTCAGCAGCCCCGACCGGCTGATGTGGCCCGACGCCGGCATCACCAAGGGCGACCTCGCGGGGTACGTGATGGCGGTCGGCGACGTGCTGGTGCGCCACATCGGCGACCGCCCGGTCACCCTGCAGCGCTTCCCCGACGGCATCGACGGTGAGGAGTTCTACCAGAAGAACCCGCCCCAGGGGATGCCCGACTGGGTCCGCACCACCCGCTGCCGGTACCCCAGTGGGCGCCGCCACGACCAGATCGTCGTCGACGAGGTCGCGACCGCCGTCTGGGCGGTGCAGATGAACACCGTCACCTTCCACCCCTGGCCGGTCCGCACGGGGGACAACGACAACCCCGACGAGCTGCGTATCGACCTCGACCCGCAGCCGGGCCGCACGTTCGCCGACGCCGTCGAGGCGGCGCAGGCGCTGCGCGAGCTGATGGCCGAGCTGGGCCTCACCGCCTGGGCCAAGACCAGCGGCAACCGCGGCGTGCACGTCTTCACCCGCATCGCGCCGACGCACGAGTTCCTCGACGTGCGGCACGGCGTCATCGGCATCGCCCGCGAGCTCGAGCGCCGCCTGCCCGACCTCGTCACCTCGTCGTGGTGGAAGGAGGAGCGCGGCGAACGGGTCTTCGTCGACTTCAACCAGGCCTGCCGCGACCGCACCATCGCGTCCGCCTACAGCCCGCGCCCGCTGCCCGGCGCCCCGGTGTCGATGCCCGTCACCTGGGCCGAGCTCGCCACCGTGGCGCCCGGCGACTTCACCGTCCTGACGGTCCCCGACGTGCTCGAGGACCGCGAGGACGCGTGGGCCGGCATCGACGACGCCGTGGGCGATGTGGCGACCGCCCTCGCGCTGTGGGACCGCGACGTGCAGGAGCGCGGGCTGGGCGAGCTGAGCTTCCCGCCCGACTACCCCAAGATGCCCGGCGAGCCGCCGCGCGTGCAGCCCTCGAAGCGCCGCCAGGACAAGGGCGACGACGAGTACATGGCGCCCAAGGCGGAGCGTGACGCCGCCGCGCGTGACGAGTGGGGGATGCCGGTGGTGCCGCCCGTGGCCCCGATGCTGGCGAAGCCGGTCAAGGGCCTCGACGCCAAGGCCCTCACCGACGTCGAGGTCGTCTACGAGCCGAAGTGGGACGGGTTCCGCTCCATCGTGTTCCGCTCGGGCGAGCGGGTCGAGATCGGCAGCCGCAACGAGAAGCCGATGACGCGCTACTTCCCCGAGGTCGTCGAGGCGGCCCTGGCGAGCCTGCCCGAGCGCTGCGTGGTGGACGGCGAGATCATCGTCGTGCGCCCCGGCGAGGACCGGCTCGACTTCGACCTGCTCAGCCAGCGCATCCATCCCGCGGCCAGCCGGGTCGCGAAGCTCTCGGCCGAGACCCCGGCCCGGTTCGTGGCGTTCGACCTGCTGGCCCTGGGCGACGACGACCTGATGGGCCGCCCGTTCGCCGAGCGACGCCGGCTGCTCGAGGAGGCGCTGGCCGACGCGCGGGCTCCGATCCACCTGACCCCCGCCACCGCCGACCCGGCGGTCGCCGCGGAGTGGTTCACCGAGTTCGAGGGCGCCGGGCTCGACGGGCTGGTGGCCAAGCCGGTCGACGGCACCTACGAGCCCGACAAGCGCACGATGCTGAAGATCAAGCACGAGCGCACCGCCGACTGCGTGGTCGCGGGCTACCGCACCCACAAGAGCGGCCCCGACGCCATCGGCAGCCTGCTGCTCGGCATCCACGACCGCGACGGGACGCTGGTGTCGGTCGGGGTCATCGGCGCCTTCCCGATGGCGCGGCGCCGCGAGCTCTTCGAGGAGCTGCAGCCGCTGGTCGCCGAGTTCGACCACCACCCGTGGGCCTGGGCGAAGCAGGAGGAGGGCAACCGCACCCCCCAGAACGCCGCGGGCAGCCGGTGGGCGGCCGGCAAGGACCTGTCGTTCACGCCGCTGCGGCCCGAGCGGGTGGTCGAGGTGCGCTACGACCACCTCGAGGGCGTGCGGTTCCGGCACACCGCGCAGTTCGTGCGGTGGCGCCCCGACAAGGACCCCGCCGACTGCACCTACGAGCAGCTCGACGAGCCGGTGGGGTACGACCTGTCGGCCGTGCTCGACGACCGCCGTGGCTGA
- a CDS encoding acyl-CoA dehydrogenase family protein — MRTHDVTNQVPPLGERDLLASDPGLVAAVERWVTPQDATEAAALAGLGTRAGRAESRQWADQVDGAPPVLRTHAPTGERLDEVEYHPAYHRLMEVAVGAGLTAEPWTRPAGTGAHARRAAGFVLWSQVEAGHLCPVSMTYAAAPALAAEPEVAARWVPGLASRTYEPGLRPAARKAGLTLGMGMTEKQGGSDVRANTTRAVRVPGGPLAGDTHRLTGHKWFCSAPMSDGFLVLARAEGGLTCFLLPRVLDDGARNDIRLQRLKDKLGNRANASSEIELDGAWAVRVGDEGRGVRTILDMVTATRLDCVLGSAATMRAALVRAVHHARHRHAFGALLVDQPLMRNVLTDLALESEAATLLGMRLAHAVDAGERDLVRLGVAVGKFWVCKRTAPMVAEALECLGGNGYVEENGLARLYREAPLNSVWEGSGNVAALDVLRAVAREPASLDALLAELEPARGHSAAFDAAVEACAAVGVAARSDDAPWAARRMVEQLAVTFQAALLVRHSPGPVADAFVASRLGGDHGVTFGTLGGSLAPAAAVPVLAQVVPA, encoded by the coding sequence ATGCGCACCCACGACGTGACGAACCAGGTTCCGCCGCTGGGTGAGCGCGACCTCCTCGCGTCCGACCCGGGCCTGGTCGCGGCCGTCGAGCGCTGGGTCACGCCGCAGGACGCCACCGAGGCCGCCGCCCTGGCCGGCCTCGGCACCCGGGCCGGGCGCGCCGAGAGCCGGCAGTGGGCCGACCAGGTCGACGGCGCGCCCCCCGTGCTCCGCACCCACGCCCCCACCGGCGAGCGGCTCGACGAGGTCGAGTACCACCCCGCCTACCACCGGCTGATGGAGGTGGCCGTGGGCGCCGGTCTCACCGCCGAGCCCTGGACCCGCCCAGCGGGCACCGGGGCCCACGCGCGCCGGGCCGCCGGCTTCGTGCTGTGGTCGCAGGTGGAGGCGGGGCACCTGTGCCCGGTGTCGATGACCTACGCGGCCGCTCCGGCGCTGGCCGCCGAGCCCGAGGTGGCGGCCCGCTGGGTGCCCGGGCTGGCGTCGCGCACCTACGAGCCCGGCCTGCGGCCGGCCGCCCGCAAGGCCGGCCTGACGCTCGGGATGGGGATGACCGAGAAGCAGGGCGGCTCCGACGTGCGCGCCAACACCACCCGGGCCGTGCGGGTGCCCGGCGGCCCGCTCGCCGGTGACACCCACCGGCTGACCGGCCACAAGTGGTTCTGCTCGGCGCCGATGAGCGACGGCTTCCTCGTCCTGGCCCGGGCGGAGGGCGGCCTCACCTGCTTCCTGCTCCCCCGGGTCCTCGACGACGGCGCGCGCAACGACATCCGGCTGCAGCGGCTCAAGGACAAGCTCGGCAACCGCGCGAACGCCTCGTCCGAGATCGAGCTCGACGGCGCCTGGGCCGTGCGCGTGGGCGACGAGGGGCGCGGCGTGCGCACCATCCTCGACATGGTCACCGCCACCCGGCTCGACTGCGTCCTGGGCTCGGCGGCCACGATGCGCGCGGCCCTCGTGCGGGCCGTGCACCACGCGCGGCACCGGCACGCCTTCGGGGCGCTCCTGGTCGACCAGCCGCTGATGCGCAACGTCCTCACCGACCTGGCGCTGGAGTCCGAGGCGGCCACGCTGCTCGGGATGCGGCTCGCCCACGCCGTCGACGCGGGCGAGCGCGACCTCGTGCGGCTCGGGGTGGCGGTCGGCAAGTTCTGGGTCTGCAAGCGCACGGCACCGATGGTGGCCGAGGCGCTGGAGTGCCTGGGCGGCAACGGCTACGTCGAGGAGAACGGGCTGGCGCGGCTCTACCGCGAGGCGCCGCTGAACTCGGTGTGGGAGGGCTCGGGCAACGTCGCCGCCCTCGACGTCCTGCGCGCCGTCGCCCGGGAGCCCGCCTCCCTCGATGCCCTGCTGGCCGAGCTCGAGCCGGCGCGTGGGCACTCCGCCGCCTTCGACGCGGCCGTCGAGGCGTGCGCCGCGGTGGGGGTGGCCGCCCGCTCCGACGATGCCCCGTGGGCAGCGCGCCGGATGGTCGAGCAGCTCGCGGTCACGTTCCAGGCGGCACTGCTGGTGCGCCACTCCCCCGGCCCGGTGGCCGACGCCTTCGTGGCCTCCCGGCTCGGCGGCGACCACGGCGTCACCTTCGGCACGCTCGGGGGCTCCCTGGCCCCCGCAGCGGCGGTGCCGGTGCTCGCGCAGGTCGTGCCCGCCTGA